The following coding sequences are from one Fusibacter sp. A1 window:
- the oraE gene encoding D-ornithine 4,5-aminomutase subunit OraE: protein MTLIPDQKMDVREILQDLENYRPKRRGWVWRKKVPHLQMGKFTYEECAEPLKNSIGIPAAQYFDNLDPQPMETITTEIASGRFEDDIRRMRMSAWHGADHIMVIRTAGQSHFDGLIEGSPQGIGGVPITRKQVRAHRKALDLIEDEVGRPINYHSYISGVAGPDIAVMFAEEGVNGAHQDPQYNVLYRNVNMVRSFIDAAESKMLMTWADIAQIDGAHNANATARDAWKVMPELMVQHGINALFSYKVGMKKENICLSTVPPTAAPAPSLKFDLPYAVALRDFFDEYKMRAQMNTKYITSSGREATVTHVLNMLISRLTNADIQSTITPDEGRNVPWHVFNIEACDTAKQSLVTMDDLLGMVEIRKEGFLPQQVRELKERAILFLEGIKENGGYFNAVEKGSFVDSGMYPERNGDGIARKIDGGVGAGAVYERDFDYMAPVTAHFGDNNIEQYDASAVSNPSVLIDGCTLEKPEKIIYIDELDETDNANVRMDETEAYRNTNLLKPEVEWLGDGTVTTEFFLPTDSRTAEFAALEFAKHMNMKDAEVIHVEMMHPSEGTRVQVKGKLEFVVDMDKLVIPPIPETLSDDEIREFVKEHGMKVVAGTVGQDEHSVGLREVIDIKHGGIEKFGIDAEYLGTSVPVEKLVDAAIEHNADVILASTIISHDDVHYKNMKRIHEYAVEKGVREKLIICAGGTQVSPEIARTQGMDQGFGRYDKGTQVATFLVKAKKEKLGLE from the coding sequence ATGACTTTAATTCCAGATCAAAAAATGGACGTAAGAGAAATTCTGCAAGACCTTGAAAACTATAGACCTAAGCGTAGAGGTTGGGTTTGGAGAAAGAAAGTTCCTCATTTACAAATGGGTAAGTTTACCTACGAAGAATGTGCTGAGCCGCTAAAAAACAGCATTGGAATACCAGCTGCACAGTACTTTGATAATTTAGACCCTCAACCGATGGAAACAATCACTACTGAAATCGCTTCTGGTAGATTTGAAGACGATATCCGTAGAATGAGAATGTCTGCTTGGCACGGTGCTGACCATATCATGGTTATCCGTACTGCAGGTCAATCTCACTTTGATGGCTTGATCGAAGGTTCTCCTCAAGGTATCGGCGGTGTGCCGATCACTCGTAAGCAAGTGAGAGCTCACAGAAAAGCACTTGACCTTATCGAAGATGAAGTGGGCCGTCCAATCAATTACCATTCATACATTTCGGGTGTTGCTGGACCTGATATCGCTGTAATGTTCGCTGAAGAAGGCGTAAACGGCGCTCACCAAGATCCACAATACAACGTTCTTTACAGAAACGTGAACATGGTTCGTTCGTTCATCGATGCCGCTGAATCAAAAATGCTGATGACTTGGGCTGATATCGCTCAAATCGATGGCGCGCACAATGCAAACGCGACTGCAAGAGATGCTTGGAAAGTTATGCCTGAACTTATGGTTCAACACGGTATCAACGCGCTGTTCTCTTACAAAGTCGGCATGAAAAAGGAAAACATCTGCTTGTCTACAGTACCGCCTACAGCGGCTCCTGCACCAAGCTTGAAGTTTGACTTACCGTATGCTGTAGCGCTTAGAGACTTCTTTGACGAATACAAAATGCGTGCTCAAATGAATACAAAATATATCACATCTTCTGGTCGTGAAGCAACGGTTACGCATGTTCTTAACATGTTGATTTCAAGACTTACTAATGCTGATATTCAATCTACAATCACTCCAGATGAAGGCCGTAACGTGCCATGGCACGTGTTCAACATCGAAGCATGTGACACTGCCAAGCAATCACTTGTGACAATGGACGACCTTTTAGGCATGGTTGAGATCAGAAAAGAAGGTTTCTTACCACAACAGGTAAGAGAGCTTAAAGAAAGAGCAATCCTCTTCCTTGAAGGCATCAAAGAAAACGGCGGTTACTTCAACGCAGTTGAAAAAGGTAGCTTTGTAGATTCAGGAATGTACCCAGAAAGAAACGGCGACGGTATCGCTCGTAAAATCGACGGTGGTGTTGGCGCTGGCGCAGTATACGAAAGAGATTTCGACTACATGGCTCCAGTTACGGCTCACTTTGGTGACAATAACATCGAGCAGTACGATGCAAGTGCTGTATCTAATCCATCGGTACTGATCGATGGTTGTACGCTTGAAAAACCTGAAAAGATCATCTACATCGATGAGCTTGACGAAACGGATAATGCGAATGTTCGTATGGACGAAACAGAAGCTTACAGAAACACTAACTTACTAAAGCCAGAAGTTGAATGGTTGGGTGACGGTACTGTAACTACTGAGTTCTTCTTACCGACTGATTCAAGAACTGCCGAGTTCGCAGCACTTGAGTTTGCAAAACACATGAACATGAAAGACGCGGAAGTAATTCACGTTGAAATGATGCACCCATCAGAAGGTACACGTGTTCAGGTCAAAGGTAAACTTGAGTTTGTAGTGGATATGGATAAACTTGTGATTCCACCAATTCCAGAAACTTTGAGCGATGATGAAATCAGAGAGTTTGTTAAAGAACACGGTATGAAGGTTGTTGCTGGAACAGTTGGCCAAGATGAGCACTCAGTTGGTCTACGAGAAGTAATCGACATCAAGCACGGCGGTATCGAAAAATTCGGTATCGACGCTGAATACCTTGGAACATCTGTACCGGTTGAGAAACTAGTAGATGCTGCCATCGAGCACAATGCAGACGTAATCCTTGCTTCTACGATTATTTCACATGACGATGTTCACTACAAAAACATGAAGAGAATTCATGAATATGCAGTGGAAAAAGGTGTTCGTGAAAAACTGATCATCTGCGCAGGCGGTACTCAAGTATCTCCAGAAATCGCAAGAACACAAGGAATGGACCAAGGCTTCGGTCGTTATGACAAAGGCACGCAAGTTGCGACATTCTTAGTAAAAGCAAAAAAAGAAAAATTGGGCTTAGAGTAG
- a CDS encoding ornithine aminomutase subunit alpha, giving the protein MKGLLVREDDFEKRRAHLADLSDEQLKETFWNLIEEVVDPLLDLAKTHTSPSVERSVLLRMGFSSLEVQPLVDGAIDRGLMGKGVGHVVYRIAKEKDLSIREAGLALIDGKYWDDAVAIFKGGK; this is encoded by the coding sequence ATGAAAGGTTTATTAGTAAGAGAAGACGACTTTGAAAAAAGACGCGCACACCTCGCGGATTTATCTGACGAGCAGTTGAAAGAAACTTTTTGGAACCTGATTGAGGAAGTTGTAGATCCTCTTCTTGATCTTGCAAAAACACACACTTCTCCATCGGTAGAACGTTCGGTTCTACTAAGAATGGGCTTTAGTTCATTAGAAGTTCAACCGCTTGTCGATGGTGCTATCGATCGTGGTTTGATGGGTAAAGGTGTCGGTCACGTTGTTTACCGTATCGCTAAAGAAAAAGACTTAAGTATTCGTGAAGCAGGTCTTGCTTTAATCGATGGCAAGTACTGGGACGATGCAGTAGCAATCTTCAAAGGGGGTAAATAA